In Lactuca sativa cultivar Salinas chromosome 5, Lsat_Salinas_v11, whole genome shotgun sequence, the DNA window gatacgcgtatgggtcctgtgctttcagtagtacgggcccatactaccttccacacctacccatatttgtatcaagtatcaccacaacaccctaacaatagcaTATACATAACGAACACTCGATCCCCACTCCTAGAGGAGCACCACTATCCTATAACCGACCTACCGGTCTCACGCAACCctctcatccatgaaacttccaccaaccctgcatcactagtgtatgctagtcatacacaACGTTGGACCCTagagactttcgaatatccaatcctaccctaagctcccaatcatatAAGagtagaacataaggccaaatcaaatattctcaggctataatatcttaattatgtataaccatgatgcatacactaaataactacagtaatgatgtcaatttcatacaaaggaaaccctaggtatcaggcatcatataatcaaacaattctatcatgcaattcctgaagatccctagcctagtactagcatgttgttctaacatatcacataatcaaataacttgtatggtattttggggtctacttactggctccggctgaccgtaccctctgcgtcctcctttacttattttgaaaaccttttgaaaactatttttgaaaatctatcctttatttgagactggattcacacgaatgttcctccaatttactcaaaccaagactctgataccaacttgtaacacccataaaatttgagccaaattaaaacattttatctcATTCAAAAGCCATTAAGTTTATACATCTTGTTTtccaaatagtttaaacatcagagtatcccccaaaaccatttcacataaatcataaaacatgaggagcggtacgatcacgccttcgccttgccacgatctcctgaagtacctgaaacaatacactgaactgtaagcccgaaagcttagcgagttacccccaaaataccaaccacacataaacatactcataacatatcacaaatagaacaaccatgcacatcaggtctactgtgtgactggttcgcccgcaccgggccttcagtccaccctccgagtctaaccatgtacatcgagtctacagtgtgattggtccgcctacaccgggccttcaatccacctggtccactatctaagtctacagtatgactggtccacccacaccgggccttcagtcggcctggtccactctccgagcctcgacacgtctggtccgccctcttggggccttcagcctatccagaccgctcgttgggccttcggaatatccggtccgccctgggtatgttggcctacaacacgaagcaggacccgcctcaacccaacctccGTCAAACAACCATGCACACATacaacaattaatcacataacaaatccttaaccagacaaacagtctaacagatcacatagcatatcaacatcttaaccaggattccgacctaaccggtcactagcataacattaccctatataccgggtatcgaccttaactaggtcactaacatagcattaccctaaatatcgggtaccgaccttaaccaagtcactaacataacaccatcctaaatatcaggatacagatctagcagagcaataacataacaaacaacacccggatttccatccgataaagggccggctttggtgccgtagaccctgtcgatatagtgaggagaacttacctgcaattgccgactgaagagataagaccaagctgctccgaccaccgacacgaactccaccacaaaacactaccaaagaaccaattccataaataccaaaattaccaaaataccattGGAAATCAaattggtcaactcttggtcttGGGTACACACCCTAGGTATGCACCCAAATTTGGCCGCACTCAGTGCCACATAAACAGGGGAACACCGCCCCCTATGCGGTCTTGGGTGCGGTTTGGTTGCACCTATCCCAAAATCtgccactttctctctctctctctcttgtcctCTCTCTCACCTCTCTCTTTTTTCTACCATAGTTTGCACACCCTAGGTATCGTAAAGAACCACACTTTGTGTGGTATAAATTATGTGACACTCAGTGGTGTAGCCATGATTTTTTTTAGGGTAGGccaaaaatatacaaaatatgaaCAAGTGGCAAAATTTTTTAAACGATAACAAAATGTAATTATATATGTATTCTTAACTAAGTTGTTTATTTTAAGTTGCACACGATATTATCTTACATCATTAAATTAATCTAAAATGAAGTCTAATCGACATAGACAATAATGTATTCTCTTATActaatttcaaattttgaatgaaataaaccATATTACAACTTTGATTCcttttatttaacacacacacacacacacacacacacatatatatatatatatatatatatatatatatatatatatatatatatataaccttaatTTTGTGTGGGTAGACCAATGCTCACTCTTGTCTGTATTGACTATGCCCCTGATGACACCTATGTGGTTCCTATGTGTCAGAGAAAGGAGTGCAGTTTTTATGATACCACTCCCTCCAGTCTTATAATACATATAAAATTATTAAGGTTAGCAATATTTTTTATAAACGAAACAAAAATCATTAGCCTCCTAGatgattataataatataaattgcTTTCTTATCAATATACATTTGGTTTAGTTTTATAAAAAGCTCAAAGGGGTTGCCAACGTCACTTGTTTCCTATTGGTTGTGATTGTTGTTATAGTTCACGTGGCTTCAAAAGTAGCCAATCACAAGCCACGAAACACGTGTACTGGTCTACGAGGGCAATTTCGTCCATACAAAATTTACCAAAATCGGGACCCCCAACGGCAGTGTACTGCTAGTAAAACCCTCTTGGATCTTCCACCAACACACCAGCACTCACAGTAATGGCGAAGATCGATCGAACAGTGGTGTTTAATTCATTATTGTTgaatttattgttatgttcttCGTGGATTCAAATATCGTATTCTTCAAAGCCAGTTGGAGTTGCTCGGAAAGATGACATACctttcatcaaatgtcaagtatgCGAGAAGCTTGCGAAGGAATTATACGAACAAGTTCGAGACAAACAAGCTAAGATTTCTCCCAAGAAGGTAATTTTCTCTCTGTGTTTCTTTCAATCTTTTCAAATTTGCTACTAGTTCGATGATTCATTAGTGATCTAATCTTACTTGTCAATGGGGAAGGGTATTCAAAGTACATATGGAGGATCAATATTCTAACATTTCGCTTCTGGATTCTGTTCTCAACTGTGCATGTGATTGatgttgttttgtttttgtttgtcaATCGATATCAGATCTCAGAGTATGATATTATTGAAATTTCCGAGAATGTATGCAATCTGAAGAAACAAGAAGCTGATTGGATGCTCAAAATTGATATTGTCGAACAAGGGGATAGATTGGAGGTAATGCTTTCTTCTTTTATCTCTACTATAGTATGATTGGAAAATTGGGAAGTtggttagggtttacatgaaacCATTTGATGTTTGTAGTACTTGTCAGAAGTGAGATAGGGAACATCAAGCTTTACTACTAAAATTTGGTAGGTTTTGCTTGTCGATGTCATTCAATAATTTGGTTCTGTGGTCCAAACATAGCTGCTATGATGCAAATAAAACAAACTTGTCAGCAAGAATAATAATTTTCAACTTATGAAACTGAGAACCCAACATGAAATAAAAAGGTATAAATCCATCTCATTAGTATCATTTGATACTTGGGATAGATACTCCACCTTTTCAATTTGCCCATTAGTACAAGGCACATGAGATTGAATATCCGGAATTAGaattcaattccattccaatcCCGTGGTTGGATTTCAACATTCCATCCTAAAACCCATGGAATTCGATTCCCATATCTTACTTTCTAATTTGTTCCACTTGCAGCTGGTTGAACAAGATTCTGAAGGTCAATGTGGTTCAGAATGCAAGACCATTGAACGAGCTTGTCAAGAAGTAAGTaactatttatttttctttttcttttttactttaaaattttctttttctttaataTCCCTGCTAATATAACTTTTGTTTTTAGGTCATAGGATACTACGACACAGATGTTGCAGAGTATATTTACAAAAAGAAACCTCAAATAAATTCATTGGTGAAATACCTATGCAAAGATCTCACTGAAGCATGTAGTAAAAAGCCACCACCAGTTCCTAAGGTagtttacaaaaaaaataaaaatgttgacatttttttaatgtttactTATATTTATTGGTTTAAAATTTTAGGGTAGGGAACCAGGGGAGATATTTGTGGCTAAATCAGCAAAAGAGGCTGAAATGGAAAAAATGTTGAAATCAATGGAGGGTATGCCAGGGGCACCTGGAATGAAAATGTATTCAAGGGAAGAATTGATGAGTGGAAAAAACTTTGATGATGAAGAtgcagatgatgatgatgatgatgatgatgatgagtcaCCAATTCGTTCCAATTTGGTAAGAATCTAGGGaaaatttgtgtttttgtttttgggaaattACAGAAAAGCACTTGTACTTTTATATGTTTATCGATTTAGTCGCTTTGACTATTTTTTATAGTGAGT includes these proteins:
- the LOC111892609 gene encoding uncharacterized protein LOC111892609; translation: MAKIDRTVVFNSLLLNLLLCSSWIQISYSSKPVGVARKDDIPFIKCQVCEKLAKELYEQVRDKQAKISPKKISEYDIIEISENVCNLKKQEADWMLKIDIVEQGDRLELVEQDSEGQCGSECKTIERACQEVIGYYDTDVAEYIYKKKPQINSLVKYLCKDLTEACSKKPPPVPKGREPGEIFVAKSAKEAEMEKMLKSMEGMPGAPGMKMYSREELMSGKNFDDEDADDDDDDDDDESPIRSNLGKILREKENNKKKMDWKEKIRKGIIDASEATKHHATKIAFRMQKWWKAKKASFTHQNTKSNKVEL